Proteins co-encoded in one Anguilla anguilla isolate fAngAng1 chromosome 16, fAngAng1.pri, whole genome shotgun sequence genomic window:
- the snapc5 gene encoding snRNA-activating protein complex subunit 5: MLSRLQELKKEEETLLKIKAMLQDQLNRLKFEEGALRSMINAQHSDNPAQATAPEAPVQLDNESEINQTKLQLSTVVEHDMEEEDEDEEDDDKEEGDEEIDHEFEMMEEEEEDDY, translated from the exons ATGCTGAGCCGCCTGCAGGAACtgaagaaggaggaagagacaCTACTGAAGATCAAAGCCATGCTGCAGGATCAGCTTAACAGGCTGAAG TTTGAAGAAGGGGCATTGAGGTCAATGATAAATGCCCAGCATAGTGACAACCCTGCGCAGGCCACTGCTCCAGAG GCTCCTGTGCAGCTGGACAATGAAAGTGAGATCAACCAGACAAAGCTGCAACTGAGCACAGTAGTGGAGCATgacatggaggaggaggatgaggatgaggaagatgatgacAAAGAGGAGGGGGATGAAGAAATTGATCATGAGTTTGAGATgatggaagaggaagaggaggatgattACTGA
- the crybgx gene encoding crystallin beta gamma X, with the protein MNIFTKVPGLAQPTSKLGSVLQRAFYGSSGKVTLFEQRNFAGRRLDLSSDCQKLSDKNFPERCNSVQVESGAWIGYEHENFRGRHYLWDMSDRGEYNCCDKWGGQVDHISSVRSVKQDNASPRAQLFERAGFSGKKTELHDDIPNLMSRYSLNRAASIRILGGAWVVYQEPNYRGPHYVLEKRDYNNYSDWGAQGSTVGSIRRIRFS; encoded by the exons ATGAACATCTTTACTAAGGTCCCAGGATTAGCCCAACCAACCAG CAAGCTGGGTTCTGTGCTCCAACGTGCCTTCTACGGGTCCAGTGGGAAG gtgacCCTATTTGAGCAGCGTAACTTTGCCGGCCGACGGCTGGACCTGAGTTCTGACTGCCAGAAACTGAGCGACAAGAACTTCCCTGAGAGATGCAACTCGGTGCAGGTGGAAAGTGGAGC ATGGATAGGATATGAACATGAAAACTTCCGCGGGCGTCACTACCTGTGGGACATGTCCGACCGGGGAGAGTACAACTGCTGTGACAAGTGGGGTGGTCAGGTGGACCACATCTCCTCTGTTCGCTCCGTCAAACAG gaTAACGCCTCACCCAGAGCACAGCTGTTTGAGCGGGCTGGGTTCTCAGGAAAGAAGACCGAGCTCCATGACGACATCCCCAACCTGATGAGCCGCTACAGTCTGAACAGGGCCGCCTCCATCCGAATCCTGGGCGGGGC CTGGGTGGTGTACCAGGAGCCCAACTACAGAGGTCCTCACTACGTGCTGGAGAAGAGGGACTACAACAACTACTCTGACTGGGGCGCCCAGGGAAGCACGGTGGGGTCCATTCGCCGCATTCGATTCAGCTGA